In one window of Pseudomonas sp. IAC-BECa141 DNA:
- the cyaY gene encoding iron donor protein CyaY, whose product MSLSEARFHDLVDETQEKLEDIFDDSDMDIDMENSAGVLTVKFENGTQLIFSRQEPLRQLWLAAVSGGFHFDYDEESERWMCDKSEEQLGEMLERIVKQQAGTEFDFEGL is encoded by the coding sequence ATGAGTTTGTCCGAAGCCCGTTTCCACGATCTGGTCGATGAAACCCAGGAAAAACTGGAAGACATCTTCGACGACAGCGACATGGACATCGACATGGAGAACTCGGCCGGTGTGCTGACCGTCAAGTTCGAGAACGGCACCCAGCTGATCTTCAGTCGTCAGGAACCGCTGCGTCAGCTGTGGCTGGCCGCAGTGTCCGGTGGTTTCCACTTCGACTACGACGAAGAAAGCGAACGCTGGATGTGCGACAAGAGCGAAGAGCAGCTGGGCGAAATGCTGGAGCGCATCGTCAAGCAGCAGGCCGGCACCGAATTCGATTTCGAAGGCCTGTGA
- a CDS encoding DUF1289 domain-containing protein, producing the protein MTDTAPVRPPKPLYSNVSPAVPSPCTGVCRLDEQKVCRGCMRHVEDIREWRSADDERRRVICAQAAQRRQLAGA; encoded by the coding sequence GTGACTGATACCGCGCCCGTCCGTCCGCCGAAGCCGCTCTACAGCAACGTCAGCCCGGCCGTGCCTTCGCCGTGCACCGGCGTCTGTCGGCTGGATGAGCAGAAGGTCTGCCGCGGCTGCATGCGCCATGTCGAAGACATCCGCGAGTGGCGTTCGGCCGATGACGAGCGCCGTCGGGTGATTTGTGCGCAGGCGGCTCAGCGCCGGCAGCTCGCCGGAGCGTAG
- the rnk gene encoding nucleoside diphosphate kinase regulator: MTAPSITLTRLDVQRLERLIDSLDDSLPGVIALQTELDRADTLVGHDEVPADVVTMNSRVHCREESSGKDYHLTLVYPKHANADEGKVSILAPVGSALLGLKVGQHIDWPAPGGKTLKLTLLEVESQPANGGDFPE, translated from the coding sequence ATGACCGCACCTTCCATCACCCTTACCCGTCTGGACGTGCAACGTCTGGAGCGCCTGATCGACAGCCTGGATGACTCGCTGCCGGGCGTGATCGCGCTGCAAACCGAACTGGACCGCGCCGATACCCTGGTCGGTCACGATGAAGTGCCTGCCGATGTCGTGACGATGAATTCCCGTGTGCACTGCCGTGAAGAAAGCAGTGGCAAGGACTACCACCTGACCCTGGTCTACCCGAAGCACGCCAACGCCGACGAAGGCAAAGTCTCGATCCTGGCCCCGGTCGGCAGTGCGCTCCTGGGCCTCAAAGTCGGTCAGCACATCGACTGGCCGGCACCGGGTGGCAAGACCTTGAAACTGACCTTGCTGGAAGTCGAGTCGCAGCCGGCCAACGGCGGCGACTTCCCGGAATAA
- the lptM gene encoding LPS translocon maturation chaperone LptM, protein MKRLISSIAAIVAVACLVSACGQKGPLYLPDEDQDPAEQAQSSQKQPVSKAHKHDVY, encoded by the coding sequence ATGAAGCGCCTGATCTCTTCCATCGCTGCGATCGTCGCGGTTGCCTGCCTCGTTTCGGCTTGCGGTCAGAAAGGCCCGCTGTACCTGCCCGATGAAGATCAGGACCCGGCCGAGCAAGCCCAGTCTTCGCAAAAGCAGCCTGTCTCCAAGGCACACAAGCACGACGTTTACTAA
- the lysA gene encoding diaminopimelate decarboxylase, giving the protein MDAFNYRGGELFAEGVALSAIADRFGTPTYVYSRAHIEAQYLAYADALAGMPHLVCFAVKANSNLGVLNVLARIGAGFDIVSRGELERVLAAGGSPDKIVFSGVGKTRDDMRRALEVGVHCFNVESTDELERLQLVAAELGVRAPISLRVNPDVDAGTHPYISTGLKENKFGIAIADAEDVYVRAAHLPNLEVVGVDCHIGSQLTSLPPFLDALDRLLDLVDRLGDCGIHLRHIDLGGGLGVRYRDEEPPLAADYIKAVRERLVGRDLALVFEPGRFIVANAGVLLTQVEYLKHTEHKDFAIVDAAMNDLIRPALYQAWMDVTPVKPRETAARTYDVVGPICETGDFLAKERELALEEGDLLAVHSAGAYGFVMSSNYNTRGRAAEVLVDGDQAFEVRRRETVAELFAGESLLPE; this is encoded by the coding sequence ATGGACGCTTTTAACTACCGTGGCGGGGAACTGTTCGCGGAAGGTGTGGCGCTGTCCGCCATCGCCGATCGCTTCGGCACACCGACCTACGTCTACTCCCGCGCCCACATCGAGGCCCAGTACCTGGCCTACGCCGATGCGCTGGCCGGCATGCCGCACCTGGTCTGCTTCGCGGTCAAGGCCAACTCCAACCTCGGTGTCCTGAATGTCCTGGCCCGCATTGGCGCCGGCTTCGACATCGTCTCCCGTGGCGAACTGGAACGCGTACTGGCCGCCGGCGGCAGCCCGGACAAGATCGTGTTCTCCGGCGTCGGCAAGACCCGTGACGACATGCGCCGCGCGCTGGAAGTCGGCGTGCATTGCTTCAACGTCGAATCCACCGACGAGCTCGAGCGCCTGCAGCTGGTCGCCGCCGAGCTGGGCGTTCGCGCGCCGATCTCGCTGCGCGTCAACCCGGACGTCGATGCCGGCACCCACCCGTACATTTCCACCGGTCTCAAAGAGAACAAGTTCGGCATCGCCATCGCTGACGCCGAAGACGTGTACGTGCGTGCCGCGCACCTGCCGAACCTGGAAGTGGTCGGCGTTGACTGCCACATCGGTTCGCAACTGACCTCCCTGCCACCGTTCCTCGATGCCCTCGACCGCCTGCTGGATCTGGTCGATCGCCTCGGCGATTGCGGCATCCACCTGCGCCACATCGATCTCGGTGGCGGCCTGGGTGTGCGTTATCGCGATGAAGAGCCGCCATTGGCCGCCGATTACATCAAGGCCGTGCGCGAGCGTCTGGTCGGTCGCGACCTGGCACTGGTGTTCGAACCGGGCCGCTTCATCGTCGCCAACGCCGGCGTGCTGCTGACCCAGGTCGAGTACCTCAAGCACACCGAGCACAAAGACTTCGCCATCGTTGACGCGGCCATGAACGACCTGATCCGCCCGGCGCTGTACCAGGCCTGGATGGACGTGACCCCGGTCAAGCCACGCGAGACCGCTGCGCGTACCTACGACGTCGTCGGCCCGATCTGCGAAACCGGCGATTTCCTCGCCAAGGAACGCGAACTCGCGCTGGAAGAAGGCGATCTGCTGGCCGTCCACTCGGCCGGTGCCTACGGTTTCGTGATGAGCTCCAACTACAACACTCGCGGCCGTGCCGCCGAAGTGCTGGTGGATGGCGATCAGGCTTTTGAAGTGCGTCGCCGCGAGACCGTGGCCGAGCTGTTTGCCGGCGAAAGCCTGCTGCCGGAGTAA
- a CDS encoding class I adenylate cyclase, producing MTRTHEIRPDLDEGIDRKVLSQLRARFLKLNEGRLNRALEGLSTRQQSVLTLLPLFFHVNHPLLPGYVSGGTPAGLSNYEPDADALAEAQRLTRSFSYKPRHGSNPPRPIHGLFLMGSLGTLAQADQSDMDVWVCHAPDLSDSELAELRKKCQLLETWAASQGAEAHFFLIDPVRFVKGDRDTQLSSEDCGTTQHYLLLDEFYRTAIWLAGRTPIWWLVPVYEERAYDAYTHTLISKRFIRNDETLDLGPMAHIPPGEFVGAGLWQLFKGIESPYKSVLKLLLTEVYASEHPQVQCLSLRFKQAVFANRLDLDELDPYMVVYRRIEEYLTARNEPERLELVRRALYLKVNRKLTGNTRTQSWQRSLLERLASEWHWDQRQLALLDSRSQWKVRQVSAERRALVNELNYSYRFLTQFARTEQTVSLINKRDLNVLGRRLYAAFERKADKVEFINPGIAPDLAEDTLTLVQSPNKKEPGQTQWGLYNGSLTALEWEHFAPIKRSRELLELLTWCHRNGVIDSSTRLALHPGTSDLSEFELFNLLGSLQQCIALPLSTVAEEPLLRAAVPSEVLMLVNVGVDPLKHHRDLNILMTTERTDSLSYAGVRENLVLTLDQVTLNSWNEVLVNRFDGPHALMDCLRDYLNNLPRGLQQPSLRVRCFCHNRAQFIARRVEEIVDTAQTLLLSDLNHRYLIQVQQHYHVLELVPGQVSHVALATLPALLDYLGEEQPRYSPLHLDPMALEDHDLALILPMGQPECIQVFYRLTEQTAELYVLDEFNALWQQHLPYHDEQSLLVPLQRFLQSIQFRREALLPMDSGHAVSLEILYYQLLPSGPGRARRVEMRPAPQTPVNKPFYDVQAIVGKAAPGEVQVTLYCNQREFSELEHGDQLFSVVAREIVGQRRETERYRCYITDLDLSGVIGDGQSSSNLYLRYKADLERSLNEALEQV from the coding sequence ATGACCCGCACCCATGAAATCCGCCCCGACCTGGACGAAGGCATCGACCGCAAGGTACTCAGCCAGCTACGTGCACGTTTTCTGAAACTCAATGAAGGTCGCCTGAACCGGGCACTGGAAGGCCTGTCGACGCGCCAGCAAAGTGTGCTGACGCTGCTGCCGCTGTTTTTTCACGTCAATCATCCGCTGTTGCCCGGTTATGTCTCGGGCGGTACGCCGGCCGGGCTGTCGAATTACGAACCGGACGCCGACGCGCTGGCCGAAGCCCAGCGCCTGACCCGCTCGTTCTCCTACAAACCGCGACACGGCAGCAACCCGCCTCGACCGATTCATGGGCTGTTCCTGATGGGCAGCCTCGGCACGCTGGCCCAGGCCGATCAGAGCGACATGGACGTTTGGGTCTGCCATGCCCCCGACCTGAGCGACAGTGAACTGGCCGAGCTGCGCAAGAAATGCCAGTTGCTCGAAACCTGGGCTGCCAGCCAAGGGGCAGAAGCGCATTTCTTCCTGATCGACCCGGTGCGCTTCGTCAAAGGCGACCGCGACACCCAGCTCAGCTCTGAAGATTGCGGCACCACCCAGCACTATCTGCTGCTGGACGAGTTCTATCGCACCGCGATCTGGCTCGCCGGGCGCACGCCGATCTGGTGGCTGGTGCCGGTCTACGAAGAACGCGCCTATGACGCGTACACCCACACCCTGATTTCCAAGCGGTTTATCCGCAACGATGAAACCCTCGACCTGGGGCCGATGGCGCACATTCCGCCGGGCGAGTTTGTCGGCGCCGGGCTGTGGCAACTGTTCAAGGGCATCGAATCGCCTTACAAATCGGTGCTCAAGCTGCTGCTGACCGAGGTCTACGCCAGCGAGCATCCACAGGTGCAATGCCTGAGCCTGCGCTTCAAGCAGGCCGTATTCGCCAACCGGCTGGACCTCGACGAGCTGGACCCGTACATGGTGGTTTACCGGCGGATCGAGGAATACCTCACGGCGCGCAACGAACCGGAGCGTCTGGAACTGGTGCGCCGGGCGCTGTACCTCAAGGTCAACCGCAAGCTCACCGGCAACACCCGCACCCAGAGCTGGCAGCGTTCACTGCTGGAACGACTGGCCAGCGAATGGCATTGGGACCAGCGGCAACTGGCACTGCTCGACAGCCGCAGCCAGTGGAAAGTCCGCCAGGTCAGCGCCGAGCGCCGGGCCCTGGTCAACGAGCTGAATTACAGCTACCGCTTTCTGACCCAGTTCGCCCGCACCGAACAGACCGTCAGCCTGATCAACAAGCGCGACCTCAACGTTCTCGGCCGGCGCCTGTACGCCGCGTTCGAGCGCAAGGCGGACAAGGTCGAGTTCATCAATCCCGGCATCGCCCCGGATCTGGCCGAAGACACCCTGACCCTGGTGCAATCGCCGAACAAAAAGGAACCGGGCCAAACCCAGTGGGGCCTGTACAACGGCAGCCTGACGGCGCTGGAGTGGGAACATTTCGCGCCGATCAAGCGCAGCCGCGAGTTGCTGGAACTGCTGACCTGGTGCCACCGCAACGGCGTGATCGACAGCAGCACCCGACTGGCCCTGCACCCCGGCACCAGCGACCTGAGCGAGTTCGAGCTGTTCAACCTGCTCGGCAGCCTGCAGCAATGCATCGCCCTGCCCTTGTCGACCGTTGCCGAAGAACCGCTGCTGCGCGCCGCCGTGCCGAGCGAAGTGCTGATGCTGGTGAATGTCGGGGTCGACCCGCTCAAGCATCACCGCGACCTGAACATCCTGATGACCACCGAGCGTACCGATTCGCTGAGCTACGCCGGTGTGCGCGAGAACCTGGTGCTGACCCTGGATCAGGTCACGCTCAACAGCTGGAACGAGGTACTGGTCAACCGCTTTGACGGTCCGCATGCCTTGATGGACTGCCTGCGCGATTACCTCAACAACCTGCCGCGCGGACTGCAACAACCATCGCTGCGAGTGCGTTGCTTCTGTCACAACCGCGCGCAGTTCATCGCCCGCCGGGTGGAAGAAATCGTCGACACCGCGCAGACACTGCTGTTAAGCGATTTGAATCACCGCTACCTGATCCAGGTGCAGCAGCACTATCACGTGCTGGAACTGGTGCCGGGCCAGGTCAGCCATGTGGCCCTCGCCACCCTGCCGGCGCTGCTTGATTACCTTGGTGAGGAACAGCCGCGCTACAGCCCGCTGCACCTGGATCCGATGGCGCTGGAAGACCACGACCTGGCGCTGATCCTGCCGATGGGCCAGCCCGAATGCATTCAGGTGTTCTACCGGCTCACCGAACAAACCGCCGAACTGTACGTACTCGACGAGTTCAACGCGCTGTGGCAGCAGCACTTGCCCTATCACGACGAGCAAAGCCTGTTGGTGCCGTTGCAGCGATTCCTGCAATCGATCCAGTTCCGCCGCGAAGCACTGCTGCCGATGGACTCGGGCCACGCCGTCAGCCTTGAAATCTTGTATTACCAGTTATTGCCATCAGGGCCGGGACGCGCGCGACGGGTCGAAATGCGCCCGGCGCCGCAGACGCCGGTCAACAAACCGTTCTACGACGTGCAGGCGATCGTCGGTAAAGCCGCACCCGGCGAAGTGCAGGTCACGCTGTATTGCAATCAACGGGAATTCAGCGAGCTGGAACATGGCGACCAGCTGTTCAGCGTGGTCGCCCGGGAGATCGTCGGGCAGCGCCGGGAAACCGAGCGCTACCGCTGCTACATCACCGACCTCGACCTGTCGGGTGTGATCGGTGACGGGCAGAGTTCAAGCAATCTGTATCTGCGTTACAAGGCCGACCTGGAACGCTCTCTGAACGAGGCGCTCGAGCAGGTCTGA